In the Sphingomonas sp. LM7 genome, one interval contains:
- the ahpC gene encoding alkyl hydroperoxide reductase subunit C, protein MALIGSTIKPFTAQAYKDGKFVQVTDADTRGKWAVFFFYPADFTFVCPTELEDLADIYPTLQKMGVEVYSVSTDTHFSHKAWHDTSPAIGKINYYMLGDQSHALSTNFDVLREGQGLADRGTFVVDPEGVIQLVEITSEGVGRNAAELLRKIKAAQYIAAHPGEVCPAKWEEGEETLAPSLDLVGKI, encoded by the coding sequence ATGGCGCTCATCGGAAGCACGATCAAGCCGTTCACGGCGCAGGCCTATAAGGACGGCAAGTTCGTTCAGGTCACCGACGCCGACACGCGCGGCAAGTGGGCGGTGTTCTTCTTCTATCCGGCCGACTTCACCTTCGTGTGCCCGACCGAGCTGGAAGACCTGGCCGACATCTACCCGACTCTCCAGAAGATGGGCGTCGAGGTCTATTCGGTGTCGACCGACACGCATTTCAGCCACAAGGCCTGGCACGACACCTCGCCGGCGATCGGCAAGATCAACTACTATATGCTCGGCGACCAGAGCCATGCGCTCAGCACCAATTTCGACGTGCTGCGTGAAGGTCAGGGCCTGGCGGACCGCGGCACCTTCGTCGTCGATCCCGAGGGCGTGATCCAGCTGGTGGAGATCACCAGCGAAGGCGTCGGCCGCAACGCCGCCGAGCTTCTGCGCAAGATCAAGGCCGCGCAGTATATCGCCGCGCATCCGGGCGAAGTCTGCCCCGCGAAGTGGGAAGAGGGCGAAGAGACGCTCGCGCCTTCGCTCGACCTCGTCGGCAAGATCTAA
- a CDS encoding sulfite exporter TauE/SafE family protein, producing MIFGIDLTALLPFIAVGFAAQMVDGALGMAFGVISNTLLLSMGVPPAMASAGVHTVESFTTAVSGISHTIHKNVNWKLFLRIAVPGVIGGALGAYVLSNIHAATAKPFILAYLTAIGVYLLWRSRHYPPTERSPKVVEPLGLVGGFLDAAGGGGWGPVVTSNLLVQGSSPRMTIGTVNTAEFFVTTTISATFITQLGLEAFTIATIGLLIGGVVAAPFGALLAKRVEPKTLMLMVGIVLTLTSVYNLYLALR from the coding sequence ATGATCTTCGGAATTGACCTCACGGCACTGCTTCCGTTCATCGCCGTGGGCTTTGCCGCACAGATGGTCGACGGCGCGCTGGGCATGGCGTTCGGCGTCATTTCCAACACGCTGTTGCTGAGCATGGGCGTGCCGCCGGCGATGGCATCGGCGGGGGTCCATACCGTCGAGAGCTTCACCACCGCGGTTTCGGGGATCAGCCACACGATCCACAAGAACGTGAACTGGAAGCTGTTCCTGCGCATCGCGGTGCCCGGGGTGATCGGCGGCGCGCTGGGCGCCTATGTGCTGTCCAACATCCATGCGGCGACGGCCAAGCCGTTCATCCTCGCCTATCTGACTGCGATCGGCGTGTACCTGCTGTGGCGCAGCCGGCACTACCCGCCGACCGAGCGCAGCCCCAAGGTGGTCGAGCCGCTCGGCCTCGTCGGCGGCTTCCTCGACGCCGCTGGCGGCGGCGGCTGGGGTCCGGTGGTGACGTCGAACCTGCTCGTCCAGGGTTCGAGCCCGCGGATGACGATCGGCACGGTCAACACCGCCGAGTTCTTCGTGACCACCACGATCTCGGCGACCTTCATCACCCAGCTCGGACTGGAAGCCTTTACGATCGCGACGATCGGGCTGCTGATCGGCGGCGTGGTCGCCGCGCCGTTCGGTGCGCTGCTCGCCAAGCGAGTCGAGCCCAAGACGCTGATGCTGATGGTCGGCATCGTGCTGACGCTGACCAGCGTCTATAATCTCTACCTCGCGCTGCGGTAA
- the epsC gene encoding serine O-acetyltransferase EpsC, with translation MFRRLKAYLDSIHARDPAPRSRAEILLYPGVWAVFYHRIAHRLFNNGWFFLARAVNHWSRWMTAIDIHPGAKIGRNFFIDHGFVVIGETAQIGDNVTMYQCVTLGGTSPDNGVAGKRHPTILDGVIIGSGAQVLGPITVGERSRIGANAVVTRDVPEGAVMVGIPAKPTLVEAETWQKDFVPYGTPCSETFDPATQKLEIMRCELETLRKRLDAMIEAGEGDTGRRDRA, from the coding sequence ATGTTCCGTCGTCTGAAGGCCTATCTCGATTCGATCCATGCGCGCGATCCCGCGCCGCGCAGCCGTGCCGAAATCCTGCTCTATCCGGGCGTGTGGGCGGTTTTCTATCACAGGATCGCGCACCGGCTGTTCAACAACGGCTGGTTCTTCCTCGCCCGCGCAGTCAATCACTGGTCGCGCTGGATGACGGCGATCGACATCCATCCGGGCGCCAAGATCGGCCGCAACTTCTTCATCGACCATGGCTTCGTGGTGATCGGCGAGACCGCGCAGATCGGCGACAACGTCACCATGTACCAATGCGTGACGCTGGGCGGCACCAGCCCCGACAACGGCGTCGCGGGCAAGCGCCACCCGACGATCCTCGACGGCGTGATCATCGGCTCGGGCGCCCAGGTGCTCGGCCCGATCACCGTCGGCGAACGCTCGCGGATCGGCGCCAACGCCGTGGTCACTCGCGATGTGCCCGAAGGTGCGGTGATGGTCGGCATCCCGGCCAAGCCGACCTTGGTCGAAGCCGAGACCTGGCAGAAGGACTTCGTCCCCTATGGCACGCCGTGCAGCGAGACGTTCGACCCCGCGACGCAGAAGCTGGAGATCATGCGCTGCGAGCTCGAGACGCTGCGCAAGCGCCTCGACGCGATGATCGAGGCAGGCGAAGGCGATACGGGACGCCGCGACCGGGCCTGA
- a CDS encoding DUF2794 domain-containing protein, with the protein MGTVTPLPIGRPSQVGFERLELTRILDLYGRMVAAGHWKDYAIQFDNDAAIFAAFRRAAERPEYRIEKRPALRNRQGMWALVNESGMILKRGHELGPVLAPVERRLMKLVGE; encoded by the coding sequence ATGGGAACCGTCACCCCGCTCCCGATCGGCCGCCCGTCGCAGGTCGGCTTCGAGCGCCTCGAACTGACGCGCATCCTCGATCTCTACGGCCGGATGGTCGCCGCCGGACACTGGAAAGACTACGCCATCCAGTTCGACAACGACGCCGCGATCTTCGCCGCCTTCCGCCGGGCCGCCGAGCGCCCCGAATACCGCATCGAGAAGCGTCCCGCGCTTCGCAATCGCCAGGGCATGTGGGCGCTGGTCAACGAGAGCGGCATGATCCTCAAGCGCGGTCACGAGCTCGGCCCGGTACTGGCCCCGGTCGAGCGGCGGCTGATGAAGCTGGTCGGGGAATGA
- a CDS encoding ethanolamine utilization protein has protein sequence MKVRKFAFADASFERSPGQDGDVFAGNVIDQRHGGPITIGYGRYGPHQSIDEVLAVDDVMIVLEGRLSVSSAAGTVAAGPGEIVYMPKGQSVTIRSHEQGAVTAYVTYPHWQDPTSESGK, from the coding sequence ATGAAGGTTCGCAAATTCGCTTTCGCCGACGCTTCGTTCGAGCGCTCGCCCGGGCAGGATGGCGATGTTTTCGCGGGAAATGTGATCGACCAGCGTCATGGCGGCCCGATTACCATTGGCTACGGCCGGTACGGACCCCATCAGAGCATCGACGAGGTTCTCGCGGTCGATGACGTGATGATCGTGCTGGAAGGGCGATTGTCGGTCTCGAGCGCGGCTGGCACGGTTGCCGCGGGGCCGGGCGAGATCGTGTACATGCCCAAGGGCCAGTCCGTCACGATCCGCTCGCACGAGCAGGGTGCAGTCACGGCCTATGTCACCTATCCGCACTGGCAGGATCCAACGAGCGAAAGCGGCAAATAG
- a CDS encoding SDR family NAD(P)-dependent oxidoreductase — MTIRFDNRVAIVTGAGGGLGRAYALELARRGAKVVVNDLGGARDGTGHSDAALQVVEEIEAAGGEAFSNGGSVTEYDQMVAMVEAAKARWGRIDILINNAGVLRDKSFAKMEPEDFRFVIDVHLNGSANCTKAVWDTMREANYGRILMTASSTGLFGNFGQANYGAAKLGLAGLTKTLHLEGAKYGIKVNTIAPVAGTRMTEDIFPEAAFKAFAPENVAPAALFLVSDDAPTNMIVGAGAGVVQAAYVTLTPGAKLTEATPEAVAAQWAEIIDRKGEIVPNSGAEQTMSIMSRLQ, encoded by the coding sequence ATGACCATCCGTTTCGACAATCGCGTCGCCATCGTCACCGGTGCTGGCGGCGGCCTGGGCCGCGCCTATGCGCTCGAACTGGCGCGGCGCGGGGCGAAAGTCGTAGTCAACGACCTGGGCGGCGCGCGCGACGGCACCGGCCATTCGGACGCCGCTCTCCAGGTGGTCGAGGAGATCGAGGCTGCGGGCGGCGAGGCATTCTCGAACGGCGGCAGCGTCACCGAATATGACCAGATGGTCGCGATGGTCGAAGCCGCCAAGGCGCGCTGGGGCCGTATCGACATCCTGATCAACAATGCCGGCGTGCTGCGCGACAAGAGCTTCGCCAAGATGGAGCCGGAGGATTTCCGCTTCGTCATCGACGTCCATCTCAACGGGTCCGCGAACTGCACCAAGGCCGTGTGGGATACGATGCGCGAGGCGAATTACGGGCGCATCCTGATGACCGCCTCGTCCACCGGGCTGTTCGGCAATTTCGGGCAGGCCAATTACGGTGCCGCCAAGCTCGGGCTCGCCGGGCTGACCAAGACGCTGCACCTCGAAGGCGCTAAATACGGGATCAAGGTCAACACGATCGCCCCGGTGGCAGGCACGCGGATGACTGAGGACATCTTCCCAGAGGCGGCGTTCAAGGCGTTCGCGCCCGAGAACGTCGCCCCGGCCGCGCTTTTCCTCGTTTCCGACGATGCGCCGACCAACATGATCGTCGGCGCGGGCGCGGGCGTGGTCCAGGCAGCCTATGTCACGCTGACGCCAGGCGCGAAGCTGACCGAGGCGACCCCGGAGGCGGTCGCCGCGCAATGGGCGGAGATCATCGATCGCAAGGGCGAGATCGTTCCCAATTCGGGCGCCGAGCAGACCATGTCGATCATGTCGAGGCTGCAATAG
- the phoB gene encoding phosphate regulon transcriptional regulator PhoB, translating into MARVKMLLVEDDAAIAELVTWHFKREDYEVKHTPDGEEALLLAKEATPDIVLLDWMVEGLSGIEVCRRLRRMPETANIPIIMLTARGEEEDRVRGLETGADDYVTKPFSPRELVARVGAVLRRVRPALAGEALNYSDIEMDTVGHKVRRGGQVVSLGPTEFRLLKHFLEHPGWVFSRERLLDAVWGHDSDIESRTVDVHIRRLRKAINHGDRPDIIRTVRSAGYALDAGN; encoded by the coding sequence ATGGCCCGGGTAAAGATGCTCCTTGTCGAGGACGACGCCGCGATCGCCGAGCTGGTAACCTGGCACTTCAAGCGCGAGGATTACGAGGTCAAGCACACACCCGACGGCGAGGAAGCCTTGCTGCTCGCCAAGGAAGCGACGCCCGACATCGTCCTGCTCGACTGGATGGTCGAAGGGCTTTCGGGGATCGAAGTGTGCCGGCGCCTGCGCCGCATGCCCGAGACCGCCAACATCCCGATCATCATGCTGACCGCGCGCGGCGAGGAAGAGGATCGCGTGCGCGGGCTCGAGACCGGCGCGGACGATTATGTCACCAAGCCGTTCAGCCCGCGCGAGCTCGTCGCCCGCGTGGGCGCGGTGCTGCGGCGCGTACGGCCGGCGCTGGCAGGCGAGGCGCTGAACTATTCGGACATCGAGATGGACACGGTGGGGCACAAGGTGCGCCGCGGCGGCCAGGTCGTCTCGCTGGGGCCGACCGAGTTCCGCCTGCTCAAGCACTTCCTCGAGCATCCGGGCTGGGTGTTCTCGCGCGAGCGGCTGCTCGACGCGGTGTGGGGGCATGACAGCGACATCGAATCGCGGACGGTGGACGTGCACATCCGGCGGCTCCGCAAGGCGATCAATCATGGCGACCGGCCGGACATCATCCGGACCGTCCGTTCGGCAGGCTATGCCCTGGACGCGGGGAACTGA
- the phoU gene encoding phosphate signaling complex protein PhoU, which produces MGTGQEHTVKAFDQDIKQLRALISQMGGLAEQAIHDAMKALQRGDTALADEVRKKDKAIDAIEGEVEKLVVRVIALRAPMADDLREVIAALKIAAVVERIGDYAKNIAKRVPLIHTAGEDRIEALSLLPAMAQMASDMVHDVLDAFASRDAAVAAEICVRDTALDDFYDSIFRTLVTFMVENPRTVSQVAHLLFVAKNIERIGDHATNVAEMVYFAATGRYLADEAATA; this is translated from the coding sequence ATGGGCACGGGCCAGGAACATACCGTCAAGGCGTTCGACCAGGACATCAAGCAGCTTCGCGCGCTGATCAGCCAGATGGGCGGATTGGCCGAGCAGGCAATCCACGACGCGATGAAGGCGCTCCAGCGCGGCGACACCGCACTCGCCGACGAAGTCCGCAAGAAGGACAAGGCGATCGACGCCATCGAAGGCGAGGTCGAGAAGCTCGTCGTCCGGGTGATCGCGTTGCGGGCGCCGATGGCCGACGATCTGCGGGAGGTGATCGCCGCGCTCAAGATCGCCGCGGTGGTCGAGCGGATCGGCGACTATGCCAAGAACATCGCCAAGCGCGTGCCGCTGATCCACACCGCCGGCGAGGATCGGATCGAGGCGCTGTCGCTGCTCCCCGCAATGGCGCAGATGGCGAGCGACATGGTCCATGACGTGCTCGACGCCTTCGCCTCGCGCGATGCCGCGGTCGCCGCAGAAATCTGCGTGCGCGACACGGCACTCGACGATTTCTACGATTCGATCTTCCGCACGCTCGTGACCTTCATGGTCGAGAATCCGCGGACGGTGAGCCAGGTTGCGCATCTGCTGTTCGTCGCCAAGAATATCGAGCGCATCGGCGATCACGCGACCAACGTCGCCGAGATGGTCTATTTCGCCGCCACCGGCCGCTATCTGGCCGACGAAGCGGCAACGGCATAA
- the pstB gene encoding phosphate ABC transporter ATP-binding protein PstB, with amino-acid sequence MTETAHKMSARGVSVFYGDKQAVKDVSIDIDMDKVTAFIGPSGCGKSTFLRTLNRMNDTIASARVTGEIMLDGENIYSNAMDVVQLRARVGMVFQKPNPFPKSIYENVAYGPRIHGLAPSKSDLDAIVERSLKRAGLWEEVRDRLQDSGTALSGGQQQRLCIARAIAVDPEVILMDEPASALDPIATAKIEELIHELRGRYAIAIVTHNMQQAARVSQRTAFFHLGTLVEYGDTDQIFTTPHEERTKDYITGRYG; translated from the coding sequence ATGACGGAAACAGCTCACAAGATGTCCGCGCGCGGCGTCAGCGTCTTCTACGGCGACAAGCAGGCCGTGAAGGACGTGTCGATCGACATCGACATGGACAAGGTAACCGCGTTCATCGGCCCCTCGGGCTGCGGCAAATCGACCTTCCTGCGCACGCTCAACCGCATGAACGACACGATCGCCTCGGCGCGGGTCACTGGCGAGATCATGCTCGATGGCGAGAACATCTATTCCAATGCAATGGACGTGGTGCAGCTCCGCGCGCGCGTCGGCATGGTGTTTCAGAAGCCCAATCCGTTCCCCAAGTCGATCTACGAGAATGTCGCGTACGGCCCGCGGATCCACGGGCTGGCGCCGTCCAAGAGCGATCTCGACGCGATCGTCGAGCGCTCCTTGAAGCGTGCGGGGCTTTGGGAGGAAGTGAGGGACCGGCTTCAGGATAGCGGCACGGCGCTTTCGGGGGGCCAGCAGCAGCGGCTGTGCATCGCGCGCGCGATCGCAGTCGATCCCGAAGTGATCCTGATGGACGAGCCGGCCTCGGCGCTCGATCCGATCGCTACCGCCAAGATCGAGGAACTGATCCACGAGCTGCGCGGGCGCTATGCCATCGCGATCGTCACCCACAACATGCAGCAGGCGGCGCGAGTCAGCCAGCGCACGGCCTTCTTCCACCTCGGCACGCTGGTGGAATATGGTGATACCGACCAGATCTTCACGACACCGCATGAAGAACGCACGAAAGATTACATTACCGGAAGGTACGGCTGA
- the pstA gene encoding phosphate ABC transporter permease PstA, whose product MNSAGPSKRAPTDWNAAPMQKRIRRRYARERRFRFFGLAAVTLSAAFLAFLLITMVANGWRGFTRTDVALPIDFPASGLVVERAQLKTPGADLALAGAGLENIVKGAAATAFGAGGEDFVSENAWLRVREAIKRDPTTLDRKLVIDVPASTGIDQAVRGDGNAEIKAAVARLEQAGVLSRHFNMDFLHQSDSTDPVAVGIWGALKGSLLTMAVTFLIAFPVGVLSAIYLEEYAPRNRWTDLIEVSINNLAAVPSIIFGLLGLAVFLGSWSLFGYQFGPLLPRSAALVGGLTLALMIMPVIVIASRNAIKAVPPSIRDAALGIGASPIQVVFHHVLPLAMPGILTGTIIGMARALGETAPLLLIGMRAFIVTPPGGFTDPATVLPVQIFLWSDEVSRGFVEKTSAAIIVLLVFLLAMNGLAIYLRNKFETRW is encoded by the coding sequence ATGAATAGCGCCGGCCCTTCCAAGCGCGCGCCGACCGACTGGAACGCGGCGCCGATGCAGAAGCGCATCCGCCGACGCTATGCCCGCGAGCGGCGCTTCCGCTTCTTCGGGCTGGCGGCAGTGACGCTGTCGGCGGCGTTCCTCGCCTTCCTGCTGATCACGATGGTCGCCAATGGCTGGCGCGGCTTCACCCGTACCGACGTGGCGCTACCGATCGACTTCCCGGCTTCCGGGCTGGTGGTCGAGCGCGCCCAGCTCAAGACGCCCGGCGCCGATCTGGCGCTGGCCGGCGCGGGGCTGGAGAATATCGTCAAGGGCGCCGCGGCGACGGCGTTCGGTGCCGGCGGCGAGGATTTCGTCTCCGAGAATGCCTGGCTGCGCGTCCGCGAGGCGATCAAGCGCGACCCGACGACCCTCGACCGCAAGCTCGTCATCGACGTGCCCGCCTCCACCGGGATCGACCAGGCGGTACGCGGCGACGGCAATGCCGAAATCAAGGCGGCAGTGGCGCGGCTGGAGCAGGCCGGCGTGCTCTCGCGTCACTTCAACATGGATTTCCTGCACCAGTCGGATTCCACCGATCCGGTCGCGGTCGGCATCTGGGGGGCGCTAAAAGGATCACTGCTGACGATGGCGGTGACCTTCCTGATCGCCTTCCCCGTCGGCGTGCTCTCGGCGATCTATCTCGAGGAATACGCTCCGCGGAACCGCTGGACCGACCTGATCGAGGTCTCGATCAACAACTTGGCCGCGGTGCCCTCGATCATCTTCGGCCTGCTCGGGCTCGCGGTTTTCCTGGGTAGCTGGAGCCTGTTCGGCTACCAGTTCGGTCCGCTGCTGCCGCGATCGGCAGCTTTGGTCGGCGGGCTCACGCTGGCGCTGATGATCATGCCCGTTATCGTCATTGCGAGCCGCAACGCGATCAAGGCTGTCCCCCCGTCGATCCGCGATGCCGCGCTCGGCATCGGCGCGAGCCCGATCCAGGTGGTGTTCCACCACGTACTGCCTCTCGCCATGCCCGGCATCCTGACCGGCACGATCATCGGCATGGCGCGCGCGCTGGGCGAGACCGCGCCGCTCCTCTTGATCGGGATGCGCGCGTTCATCGTCACCCCGCCGGGCGGCTTCACCGATCCCGCCACGGTGCTGCCGGTGCAGATCTTTTTGTGGTCCGACGAAGTCAGCCGTGGCTTCGTCGAGAAGACCAGCGCCGCGATCATCGTGCTGCTGGTGTTCCTGCTCGCCATGAACGGCCTGGCCATCTATCTTCGCAACAAATTCGAGACCCGCTGGTGA